Proteins found in one Takifugu flavidus isolate HTHZ2018 chromosome 7, ASM371156v2, whole genome shotgun sequence genomic segment:
- the ftsj3 gene encoding pre-rRNA 2'-O-ribose RNA methyltransferase FTSJ3 yields MGKKLKVGKTRRDKFYHLAKETGYRSRSSFKLIQLNRKFQFLQKARALVDLCAAPGGWLQVASKFMPVSSLIIGVDLVPIKPIPNVVALQEDITTEKCRQALRKELQTWKVDVVLNDGAPNVGANWQHDAFSQAHLTLMALKLACEFLTKGGTFVTKVFRSKDYQPLLWIFQQFFNKVQSTKPQASRNESAEIFVVCQGFLAPDKIDSKFFDPKHAFKEVEVQAKTVRELIPVKKPKAEGYTDGDLTLFHSFPITAFLKAENPVDFLAKASEIIFDNKDLESHAATTNEIKECCRDIRVLGRKELRQLLSWRSKLRRYLSKKLKMEAKSLQDEINLSSDEEKEPDENKEGREEDDDDEEEMERKLAQLKAEEVAELKRKKKKVLKERRKQRERVALKMDLPGVSIADGGDSSMFSLSTINKQKLVADISKGDMQAADNLVDEEDDMHISEEEDEEADKMSLASDLDEEDLQEVLQREKELEKETSKKKKVQFTEEEGKEEDEEPESGLLVELEGKDEKKQRETNLWFSKGIFSEIDLEKDAENELQQSEWLQNNQRGKGKKRKAEKVVEEEEEKAAPAEEGQAEASQEAADASDSDSDDSSDDEKEITRMKQAKGTNGMSGEAGDDEDFKVVPVESISKKARILDAEGLALGCQIATSKKRARDLMDGSFHRFASSEQPWDVPEWFLQDEQKHRRKPVPVTREMVEEYKEKWKEINARPIKRVAEAKARKKRRMLKKMEQAKKKAEAVVNTVDISEREKMAQLKSIYKKAGVGKEKREVTYVVTKKGAGRKVRRPPGVKGAFKVVDSRLKKDMRGMQRKDQRAKGGKGKRSKGGKGSQKSGKGRK; encoded by the exons ATGGGGAAGAAACTTAAAGTTGGAAAGACCAGAAGAGACAAATTCTATCATTTAGCCAAGGAAACTG GGTATCGCTCTCGTTCCTCCTTCAAGCTGATTCAGCTCAACCGTAAATTTCAGTTTTTGCAGAAAGCCAGAGCTCTGGTCGACCTGTGTGCTGCTCCCGGTGGATG GTTGCAAGTTGCATCCAAATTTATGCCCGTATCAAGTCTCATAATTG GTGTTGACTTGGTTCCCATCAAGCCCATCCCGAACGTGGTCGCCCTTCAAGAAGACATCACTACAGAGAAATGCAGACAG GCACTACGAAAAGAACTTCAGACCTGGAAGGTCGATGTTGTGTTAAATGACGGCGCTCCCAATGTTGGAGCCAACTGGCAACATGATGCCTTCTCACAAG CGCATTTGACCCTCATGGCCCTCAAGTTGGCCTGTGAGTTCCTGACGAAAGGTGGCACGTTTGTCACCAAGGTGTTCCGCTCTAAAGACTATCAGCCACTTCTCTGGATCTTTCAGCAGTTCTTCAACAAAGTGCAATCGACCAAGCCACAGGCATCTAGAAATGAGTCTGCAGAGATCTTCGTCGTCTGTCAGG GTTTCCTTGCTCCAGACAAAATAGACAGTAAGTTCTTTGATCCCAAACATGCTTTCAAGGAAGTGGAGGTGCAAGCCAAAACAGTGAGAGAGCTGATCCCTGTCAAGAAACCAAAG GCGGAGGGATACACAGATGGGGATCTGACACTCTTCCACAGTTTTCCGATCACAGCTTTTCTGAAAGCTGAAAACCCCGTGGATTTCTTGGCCAAAGCCAGTGAG ATCATCTTTGACAACAAAGATCTGGAATCTCATGCGGCAACtaccaatgaaataaaagagtgcTGTCGCGACATTAGAGTTTTGGGCCGCAAAGAACTCCG CCAGCTGCTGAGCTGGAGGTCAAAGCTTAGAAGATATCTGTCCAAAAAGTTGAAGATGGAGGCCAAAAGTCTGCAGGATGAAATCAA TTTAAGTtctgatgaagaaaaagaaccaGACGAGAACAAAGAAGGTAgggaagaggatgatgatgatgaggaagaaatGGAACGGAAACTGGCACAGCTGAAAGCGGAGGAGGTGGCTGAGCTGAAACG aaagaagaagaaagtgctGAAGGAGCgaaggaagcagagagagagggtggcGCTAAAGATGGATCTGCCTGGTGTTTCCATCGCAGATGGTGGAGACTCGTCCATGTTCTCGCTCAGCACCATCAATAAACAAAAG CTGGTGGCCGATATCTCCAAGGGCGACATGCAGGCGGCCGACAATCTTGTAGATGAAGAAGATGACATGCATAtctctgaggaagaggacgaagaGGCGGATAAAATGTCTCTGGCCTCCGATTTGGATGaagaggacctgcaggaggtgctgcagagagagaaagagcttGAGAAGGaaacctcaaaaaaaaagaa AGTACAATTCACtgaggaggagggtaaagaggaagatgaagagccAGAAAGCGGCTTGTTGGTAGAACTTGAGGGGAAAGATGAGAAAAAACAGCGAGAAACCAACCTTTGGTTCAGCAAG GGTATTTTCTCTGAGATTGACCTGGAAAAAGACGCCGAGAACGAGCTTCAGCAGTCAGAGTGGCTACAGAACAACCAGAGAG GGAagggcaaaaaaaggaaagcagaaaaggtggtggaggaagaggaggagaaggcagcCCCAGCAGAGGAAGGACAGGCAGAAGCTTCACAGGAAGCTGCCGACGCCAGTGACAGCGACTCAGATGACAGCAGCGACGATGAGAA GGAAATTACCAGAATGAAACAGGCCAAAGGGACTAATGGGATGTCAGGAGAggctggtgatgatgaggacTTCAAAGTGGTTCCTGTGGAAAGCATCA GTAAGAAAGCCCGGATCCTGGATGCAGAAGGTCTGGCGCTGGGTTGTCAGATCGCCACGTCTAAGAAGAGAGCCAGAGACCTGATGGATGGCTCCTTCCACAG GTTTGCCAGCTCAGAGCAGCCGTGGGATGTACCTGAATGGTTCCTGCAAGATGAACAGAAGCACAGGAGGAAGCCGGTGCCGGTCACCCGGGAGATGGTGGAGGAGTATAAAGAAAAGTGGAAGGAGATCAACGCACGGCCCATCAAACGAGTGGCTGAGGCCAAAGCCAGGAAGAAGCGGAGG ATGTTGAAGAAGATGGAGCAGGCCAAGAAGAAAGCCGAGGCAGTCGTCAACACCGTGGACATCTCGGAGAGGGAGAAGATGGCTCAGCTGAAGAG CATTTACAAGAAAGCAGGTGtggggaaggagaagagagaagtAACGTACGTTGTGACCAAAAAGGGTGCTGGAAGGAAGGTGCGGCGGCCCCCCGGCGTCAAGGGAGCCTTCAAGGTGGTGGACAGTCGTCTGAAGAAAGACATGCGGGGAATGCAGAGGAAAGACCAGCGTGCTAAAGGGGGCAAAGGAAAACGGTCAAAGGGTGGGAAAGGAAGCCAGAAGAGtgggaaaggaagaaaataa
- the clcc1 gene encoding chloride channel CLIC-like protein 1 isoform X2 yields MRWVVLVSLALTVVGEQVHDDEWIDPYDMINYDPSTKTMKKPVESANYPNVPTKRREHTPDSGQPADAHCVRKLMELQKQIDEQNKRIKALSQQPTCTPVFKRFLRRLLKEVERVGVPTDSTDGLYDGKIKLSRQSMAEIQTLLEGEESWRTGALDNAVSQILVDLKPHDYEAWKWHFEDAFGIELDTVLKLGLGVLLMVAIVSTQLWSRVPWCTLLGRLFVLCFFVSIIWNWFYLYKIAFAEHQKNMAKLEGISEKCTGLKNYNWYDNLKELYRSTWTLQDDPCKKYYEVIYVNPLLLVPPTKAISVTIVTVITEPLKHLGEGISDFIRALFKDLPVTWQIVVFPTIVLLILAFMYLSVNGAFRYGIMAPFHRPQPDPPPPQLRQPQYHLQEIQDSEQLTQHISPRGGHLAASASRNQIQQRRTRPQEKAAKVVVRMLRSGDDTNAQRRDAELSLSAESDSEELLQSPEALTGASANANQTRTQDDATDSNAPQSQTKQATVNKKASKDKAGKVSRANKPPAGEQPSRAHIQELRTGEGDELPPGSLTPGVETVRVPVQETLRIVNSGSSLEPSVT; encoded by the exons ATGCGGTGGGTGGTTTTGGTGAGCCTGGCGCTGACAGTCGTGGGAGAGCAGGTCCATGATGATGAATGGATAGACCCTTATGATATGATCAACTACGATCCAAGCACCAAAACGATGAAGAAGCCCGTGGAG TCTGCAAACTACCCCAATGTGCCAACTAAAAGAAGAGAACACACTCCAGACTCCGGGCAGCCAGCAGACGCCCACTGTGTCAGAAAGTTAATGGAACTACAGAAACAG ATCGACGAACAGAACAAGAGAATTAAAGCCTTGTCGCAGCAGCCTACATGCACTCCGGTGTTCAAGCGATTCCTTCGCAGACTTCTGAAAGAAGTAGAAAGAGTTGGTGTG CCCACTGATTCTACAGATGGCCTCTATGATGGCAAAATTAAACTGTCCAGACAGTCCATGGCTGAAATCCAGACCCTTCTGGAAGGTgaggagagctggagaacaGGAGCTCTGGACAACGCTGTCAGCCAGATACTGGTGGATCTCAAACCACATGACTATGAAGCGTGGAAGTGGCACTTCGAAGACGCCTTTGGCATCGAGCTTGACACAGTGTTAAAG TTGGGGCTGGGTGTCCTGCTCATGGTGGCCATCGTCAGCACCCAGCTGTGGTCGCGGGTACCGTGGTGCACTCTGCTGGGAaggctgtttgttttgtgcttttttgtCAGTATAATCTGGAACTGGTTCTACTTGTACAAG ATTGCTTTTGCTGAACACCAAAAGAACATGGCGAAGCTGGAAGGCATCAGTGAAAAATGCACCGGGCTGAAGAACTACAACTGGTATGACAATCTGAAAG AGCTGTACAGAAGCACATGGACTTTACAGGATGACCCCTGTAAAAAATACTATGAAGTCATCTATGTCAACCCTCTTCTGCTGGTGCCTCCAACCAAG GCCATCTCCGTTACCATCGTCACTGTCATCACCGAACCACTGAAGCACCTTGGGGAGGGGATCAGTGATTTTATTCGAGCCCTCTTCAAAGATCTACCAGTTACCTGGCAGATTGTTGTATTTCCTACTATAGTGCTCTTGATACTG GCATTCATGTACTTAAGTGTGAATGGAGCCTTCCGATATGGCATCATGGCTCCTTTCCATCGTCCCCAACCGGATCCACCTCCTCCCCAGCTACGACAGCCGCAGTACCATCTCCAAGAGATTCAGGACAGTGAGCAATTGACACAACATATCTCGCCACGTGGGGGGCACCTGGCTGCCAGCGCCTCCAGGAACCAGATTCAACAGCGGAGAACAAGACCCCAGGAAAAGGCAGCCAAGGTGGTTGTGAGGATGCTGCGCAGCGGCGATGACACCAATGCTCAGCGGCGCGATGCAGAGCTGAGTCTGTCTGCCGAGTCAGATtcagaagagctgctgcagtcacCAGAGGCGCTTACAGGAGCTAGTGCTAACGCTAACCAGACCCGAACCCAAGACGATGCCACCGACTCTAATGCACCTCAGTCACAGACGAAACAGGCGACGGTGAATAAAAAAGCATCTAAAGATAAAGCCGGCAAGGTGAGCAGAGCAAACAAGCCTCCAGCAGGGGAGCAGCCTTCACGAGCACACATTCAG GAGCTGAGAACTGGTGAAGGAGACGAGCTGCCCCCTGGTTCACTGACACCTGGTGTGGAAACTGTCAGGGTTCCAGTTCAGGAGACCCTTAGAATAGTAAATTCAGGAAGCTCCTTGGAGCCTTCCGTTACTTAA
- the clcc1 gene encoding chloride channel CLIC-like protein 1 isoform X3 gives MRWVVLVSLALTVVGEQVHDDEWIDPYDMINYDPSTKTMKKPVESANYPNVPTKRREHTPDSGQPADAHCVRKLMELQKQIDEQNKRIKALSQQPTCTPVFKRFLRRLLKEVERVGVPTDSTDGLYDGKIKLSRQSMAEIQTLLEGEESWRTGALDNAVSQILVDLKPHDYEAWKWHFEDAFGIELDTVLKLGLGVLLMVAIVSTQLWSRVPWCTLLGRLFVLCFFVSIIWNWFYLYKIAFAEHQKNMAKLEGISEKCTGLKNYNWYDNLKELYRSTWTLQDDPCKKYYEVIYVNPLLLVPPTKAISVTIVTVITEPLKHLGEGISDFIRALFKDLPVTWQIVVFPTIVLLILAFMYLSVNGAFRYGIMAPFHRPQPDPPPPQLRQPQYHLQEIQDSEQLTQHISPRGGHLAASASRNQIQQRRTRPQEKAAKVVVRMLRSGDDTNAQRRDAELSLSAESDSEELLQSPEALTGASANANQTRTQDDATDSNAPQSQTKQATVNKKASKDKAGKELRTGEGDELPPGSLTPGVETVRVPVQETLRIVNSGSSLEPSVT, from the exons ATGCGGTGGGTGGTTTTGGTGAGCCTGGCGCTGACAGTCGTGGGAGAGCAGGTCCATGATGATGAATGGATAGACCCTTATGATATGATCAACTACGATCCAAGCACCAAAACGATGAAGAAGCCCGTGGAG TCTGCAAACTACCCCAATGTGCCAACTAAAAGAAGAGAACACACTCCAGACTCCGGGCAGCCAGCAGACGCCCACTGTGTCAGAAAGTTAATGGAACTACAGAAACAG ATCGACGAACAGAACAAGAGAATTAAAGCCTTGTCGCAGCAGCCTACATGCACTCCGGTGTTCAAGCGATTCCTTCGCAGACTTCTGAAAGAAGTAGAAAGAGTTGGTGTG CCCACTGATTCTACAGATGGCCTCTATGATGGCAAAATTAAACTGTCCAGACAGTCCATGGCTGAAATCCAGACCCTTCTGGAAGGTgaggagagctggagaacaGGAGCTCTGGACAACGCTGTCAGCCAGATACTGGTGGATCTCAAACCACATGACTATGAAGCGTGGAAGTGGCACTTCGAAGACGCCTTTGGCATCGAGCTTGACACAGTGTTAAAG TTGGGGCTGGGTGTCCTGCTCATGGTGGCCATCGTCAGCACCCAGCTGTGGTCGCGGGTACCGTGGTGCACTCTGCTGGGAaggctgtttgttttgtgcttttttgtCAGTATAATCTGGAACTGGTTCTACTTGTACAAG ATTGCTTTTGCTGAACACCAAAAGAACATGGCGAAGCTGGAAGGCATCAGTGAAAAATGCACCGGGCTGAAGAACTACAACTGGTATGACAATCTGAAAG AGCTGTACAGAAGCACATGGACTTTACAGGATGACCCCTGTAAAAAATACTATGAAGTCATCTATGTCAACCCTCTTCTGCTGGTGCCTCCAACCAAG GCCATCTCCGTTACCATCGTCACTGTCATCACCGAACCACTGAAGCACCTTGGGGAGGGGATCAGTGATTTTATTCGAGCCCTCTTCAAAGATCTACCAGTTACCTGGCAGATTGTTGTATTTCCTACTATAGTGCTCTTGATACTG GCATTCATGTACTTAAGTGTGAATGGAGCCTTCCGATATGGCATCATGGCTCCTTTCCATCGTCCCCAACCGGATCCACCTCCTCCCCAGCTACGACAGCCGCAGTACCATCTCCAAGAGATTCAGGACAGTGAGCAATTGACACAACATATCTCGCCACGTGGGGGGCACCTGGCTGCCAGCGCCTCCAGGAACCAGATTCAACAGCGGAGAACAAGACCCCAGGAAAAGGCAGCCAAGGTGGTTGTGAGGATGCTGCGCAGCGGCGATGACACCAATGCTCAGCGGCGCGATGCAGAGCTGAGTCTGTCTGCCGAGTCAGATtcagaagagctgctgcagtcacCAGAGGCGCTTACAGGAGCTAGTGCTAACGCTAACCAGACCCGAACCCAAGACGATGCCACCGACTCTAATGCACCTCAGTCACAGACGAAACAGGCGACGGTGAATAAAAAAGCATCTAAAGATAAAGCCGGCAAG GAGCTGAGAACTGGTGAAGGAGACGAGCTGCCCCCTGGTTCACTGACACCTGGTGTGGAAACTGTCAGGGTTCCAGTTCAGGAGACCCTTAGAATAGTAAATTCAGGAAGCTCCTTGGAGCCTTCCGTTACTTAA
- the clcc1 gene encoding chloride channel CLIC-like protein 1 isoform X1 — protein MRWVVLVSLALTVVGEQVHDDEWIDPYDMINYDPSTKTMKKPVESANYPNVPTKRREHTPDSGQPADAHCVRKLMELQKQIDEQNKRIKALSQQPTCTPVFKRFLRRLLKEVERVGVPTDSTDGLYDGKIKLSRQSMAEIQTLLEGEESWRTGALDNAVSQILVDLKPHDYEAWKWHFEDAFGIELDTVLKLGLGVLLMVAIVSTQLWSRVPWCTLLGRLFVLCFFVSIIWNWFYLYKIAFAEHQKNMAKLEGISEKCTGLKNYNWYDNLKELYRSTWTLQDDPCKKYYEVIYVNPLLLVPPTKAISVTIVTVITEPLKHLGEGISDFIRALFKDLPVTWQIVVFPTIVLLILAFMYLSVNGAFRYGIMAPFHRPQPDPPPPQLRQPQYHLQEIQDSEQLTQHISPRGGHLAASASRNQIQQRRTRPQEKAAKVVVRMLRSGDDTNAQRRDAELSLSAESDSEELLQSPEALTGASANANQTRTQDDATDSNAPQSQTKQATVNKKASKDKAGKVSRANKPPAGEQPSRAHIQRYNGRVTSYKLELRTGEGDELPPGSLTPGVETVRVPVQETLRIVNSGSSLEPSVT, from the exons ATGCGGTGGGTGGTTTTGGTGAGCCTGGCGCTGACAGTCGTGGGAGAGCAGGTCCATGATGATGAATGGATAGACCCTTATGATATGATCAACTACGATCCAAGCACCAAAACGATGAAGAAGCCCGTGGAG TCTGCAAACTACCCCAATGTGCCAACTAAAAGAAGAGAACACACTCCAGACTCCGGGCAGCCAGCAGACGCCCACTGTGTCAGAAAGTTAATGGAACTACAGAAACAG ATCGACGAACAGAACAAGAGAATTAAAGCCTTGTCGCAGCAGCCTACATGCACTCCGGTGTTCAAGCGATTCCTTCGCAGACTTCTGAAAGAAGTAGAAAGAGTTGGTGTG CCCACTGATTCTACAGATGGCCTCTATGATGGCAAAATTAAACTGTCCAGACAGTCCATGGCTGAAATCCAGACCCTTCTGGAAGGTgaggagagctggagaacaGGAGCTCTGGACAACGCTGTCAGCCAGATACTGGTGGATCTCAAACCACATGACTATGAAGCGTGGAAGTGGCACTTCGAAGACGCCTTTGGCATCGAGCTTGACACAGTGTTAAAG TTGGGGCTGGGTGTCCTGCTCATGGTGGCCATCGTCAGCACCCAGCTGTGGTCGCGGGTACCGTGGTGCACTCTGCTGGGAaggctgtttgttttgtgcttttttgtCAGTATAATCTGGAACTGGTTCTACTTGTACAAG ATTGCTTTTGCTGAACACCAAAAGAACATGGCGAAGCTGGAAGGCATCAGTGAAAAATGCACCGGGCTGAAGAACTACAACTGGTATGACAATCTGAAAG AGCTGTACAGAAGCACATGGACTTTACAGGATGACCCCTGTAAAAAATACTATGAAGTCATCTATGTCAACCCTCTTCTGCTGGTGCCTCCAACCAAG GCCATCTCCGTTACCATCGTCACTGTCATCACCGAACCACTGAAGCACCTTGGGGAGGGGATCAGTGATTTTATTCGAGCCCTCTTCAAAGATCTACCAGTTACCTGGCAGATTGTTGTATTTCCTACTATAGTGCTCTTGATACTG GCATTCATGTACTTAAGTGTGAATGGAGCCTTCCGATATGGCATCATGGCTCCTTTCCATCGTCCCCAACCGGATCCACCTCCTCCCCAGCTACGACAGCCGCAGTACCATCTCCAAGAGATTCAGGACAGTGAGCAATTGACACAACATATCTCGCCACGTGGGGGGCACCTGGCTGCCAGCGCCTCCAGGAACCAGATTCAACAGCGGAGAACAAGACCCCAGGAAAAGGCAGCCAAGGTGGTTGTGAGGATGCTGCGCAGCGGCGATGACACCAATGCTCAGCGGCGCGATGCAGAGCTGAGTCTGTCTGCCGAGTCAGATtcagaagagctgctgcagtcacCAGAGGCGCTTACAGGAGCTAGTGCTAACGCTAACCAGACCCGAACCCAAGACGATGCCACCGACTCTAATGCACCTCAGTCACAGACGAAACAGGCGACGGTGAATAAAAAAGCATCTAAAGATAAAGCCGGCAAGGTGAGCAGAGCAAACAAGCCTCCAGCAGGGGAGCAGCCTTCACGAGCACACATTCAG CGTTACAATGGGAGGGTCACAAGCTATAAACTG GAGCTGAGAACTGGTGAAGGAGACGAGCTGCCCCCTGGTTCACTGACACCTGGTGTGGAAACTGTCAGGGTTCCAGTTCAGGAGACCCTTAGAATAGTAAATTCAGGAAGCTCCTTGGAGCCTTCCGTTACTTAA